In Labrus mixtus chromosome 11, fLabMix1.1, whole genome shotgun sequence, a single window of DNA contains:
- the erp44 gene encoding endoplasmic reticulum resident protein 44, translating to MNLLAVSPSPDIRVVTVILLAMGLSTPGKAEITSLDSGNIDDILNNAGVSLVNFYADWCRFSQMLHPIFEEASNIVREEFPNTNQVVFARVDCDQHSDIAQRYRITKYPTLKLFRNGMMMKREYRGQRSVAAIADFIRQQQVDPVKEIHSLEEINTVDRSKRNIIAYFETKDSDNYHTYEKVANILRDDCTFHASFGPVSEPERINGDNVIYRPMGDSAPDMIYLGSLTNFDLTYAWTQDKCVPLVREITFENGEELTEEGIPFLILFHIKEDSNSLEKFQHEVARQLIGEKGSINFLHADCEKFRHPLLHIQKTPADCPVIAIDSFRHMYVFPDFQDLGIPGRLKQFVLDLHSGKLHREFHHGPDPTDSTPGQLEAAGEVVSSPPESSFQKLAPSETRYTILTRDRDEL from the exons gcGATGGGCCTGTCTACTCCTGGGAAAGCAGAAATCACCAGTCTGGACTCAGGCAACATTGATGACATCCTAA ATAATGCTGGGGTGTCTTTAGTGAATTTTTACGCTGACTG GTGCAGGTTCAGTCAAATGCTCCATCCAATATTTGAGGAGGCGTCGAACATAGTGAGGGAAGAGTTTCCTAACACCAACCAGGTGGTGTTTGCTCGTGTTGACTGTGACCAACACT CCGACATAGCCCAGCGGTACCGCATCACCAAGTATCCGACACTGAAGTTGTTCCGCAAtgggatgatgatgaagagggagtacaggggtcagaggtcagtggCAGCCATTGCAGACTTCATCCGCCAACAGCAGGTGGACCCCGTGAAAGAGATACATTCATTGGAGGAGATTAATACTGTAGAT AGAAGTAAGAGAAATATCATAGCTTACTTTGAAACAAAGGACTCTGACAACTACCACACATATGAAAAAGTTGCCAACATCCTTCGTGATGACTGCACATTCCATGCCTCTTTTGG CCCTGTTTCTGAGCCTGAGCGCATCAATGGAGACAATGTTATCTACAGACCCATGGGGGACAGCGCCCCTGACATGATCTACCTCGGCTCACTCACCAACTTCGACCTGACATATGCCTGGACGCAAGACAAGTGTGTGCCTCTGGTCAGAGAGATCacttttgaaaatggagag GAGCTGACTGAAGAGGGAATCCCATTCCTCATCTTGTTCCACATTAAGGAAGACTCAAACAGCTTAGAAAAGTTCCAACATGAAGTGGCTCGCCAGCTCATAGGAGAGAAAG GGTCCATTAACTTCCTGCACGCGGACTGCGAGAAGTTCCGCCATCCTCTGCTCCACATACAGAAAACTCCCGCTGACTGTCCTGTCATCGCTATAGACTCCTTCAGACACATGTATGTCTTTCCTGACTTCCAAGACCTCGG TATCCCTGGCAGGctgaaacagtttgtgttggACCTTCACTCTGGAAAGCTACACAGGGAGTTTCACCACGGCCCTGACCCCACAGACAGCACGCCTGGACAG TTGGAGGCAGCAGGAGAAGTGGTCAGCAGCCCTCCAGAGAGCTCTTTCCAGAAACTGGCGCCCAGCGAGACTCGCTACACCATCCTCACAAGGGACCGTGACGAGCTGTGA